The following is a genomic window from Caldicellulosiruptoraceae bacterium PP1.
TTTTGATGATGAGCTTCTATATGAATCAGCGTGGAGCGGAGTGAAAACTACAAAGGAAATGATTGATGCAGTAAAAAAAGCGGGGTTCAATGCGATAAGAATTCCAGTTTCATGGCATAACCATGTTTCGGGAAATAATTTTACCATAAGCAAAGCATGGCTAAATAGAGTGCAAGAAGTTGTTGATTATGCTATGAAAGATGGGATGTATGTAATAATCAACATTCACCATGATATTATGCCTGGGTACTATTATCCAAGTAGCCAACATATGAAAACATCTATACAATATGTAAAAAGTATATGGACTCAAATAGCTAATAAATTCAAGACTTATAACAACCATCTAATTTTTGAGTCTGTAAATGAGCCACGTCTCACGGGTACAAAATATGAGTGGTGGCTTGATATGAATAAGGATGAATGCAAAGACGCTGTTGAATCAATAAATAAACTTAATCAAGTTTTTGTAGATACTGTCAGAGCAACTGGAGGGAATAATGCCTCACGTTACCTAATGGTCCCAGGATATGATGCATCACCTGATTATGCTCTTATTAAAGAATTCAAGATGCCGACTGATAAATCAAAATATAAGAATAGGATTATTGTATCAGTTCATGCATATAGACCGTATAATTTTGCTTTGCAATCACCTAATGAAAGTGGAAGTACATCTGAATGGAGCATAGATTCTGAGTATAGTCGCAGGGATATTGACTATTTCATGGACGGTTTGTATGATAAGTTTATCAGCAAAGGAATACCTGTTGTAATAGGTGAATTTGGTGCAAGGGATAAAAATGGTAACTTACAGGCTAGAGTAGAATATGCTACATACTATATTAAAGCAGCAAGAGCTAGAGGAATGACATGTTTCTGGTGGGATAATAATGCTTTTTATGGTGATGGAGAAAATTTTGGTTTACTTGATAGAAGTACTGTTACATGGAAATATCCAGATATTGTTGCTGCACTTATGAAGTATGCTAAATAATAATGTACTTCATTATAGTATTTACAAAGGTAATATATTCATCTTTTCTTGAATTTTTATAAGTATGAAGACTATTATCTGACTAATCCATTTAATATAGAATCTATTTAGCAACTTTATGAAGAAAAATAACTTTTACACAATAGAAAATATAAACAACTAAAGAAATTAGCAAATTAAAGGGCTGTTTCAGAAGAAAAAGAAACAGCCCTTGATCTTAATACTTAGTATTTTAAGTTATACTTAAATATTTAATCAGTATCAAGTAATTCTATAATAACACCCAAGTCGTTTAAGCTATCAATATAAGCATATTTATTACCTTTTTGAATGAGTGGGAAGCCAAACTCTTCAAGTTTTTCTATTGTTTCAAGCATTTTATCTTTAGTTTTAAATGCGATATGATGAACACCAGGGCCATTATTTTCAAGAAATTCCTTCCAAGTAGTTGGATCATCGGTAGGTTCAATAAACTCAATAACTAAATTTTCCATGTTAAAGAAAGAAAGTTTTACTCTTCCGTTTGTAGGTTGTCCCCTATATGTAACAGTATCACTACCATCTTCATTAGCTACAAAAGGTTTTGGAGGATTTACACCAATTAGTTCAGCAAAACGTTGAGTAGCTTTTTCAACATCGCGAACAACAATAGCAACCTGACAAACCAAGGTTGAACCAAGAATGTTGTTTTCCATTTTCATCTTCTCCTTCTTATTATTTATATTATTATATATTGAGAATATTATACCCTAAATTAGGCTACATGAGAATATTATGGTTGTAAATTTAGTTTTTGAATGTAAACAAAAAGAAACAAAAGAAAAGGCTTATGGCCTGTAGCCAAAGCCTTTCAATAACTTAATTTAGATTGTACATTGAAATTGATTTTCATACCAATAAAAGGCAGTGAAACAAACTTATAATAAAATGAAACTGCTGAGAGAAGGCTGTGATAAAATCTATTATTACAATTATTCCTTTGGATCACTTTTATTTCTAAATAAAGAACCT
Proteins encoded in this region:
- a CDS encoding glycoside hydrolase family 5 protein, coding for MKKSRIIFALCTILIGILFTGGYQISMLEVNASSSKTPANAMPTTGKKIKIPDVSIESRKIPNNDALKFVKDMRIGWNLGNTFDAAFDNPNFDDELLYESAWSGVKTTKEMIDAVKKAGFNAIRIPVSWHNHVSGNNFTISKAWLNRVQEVVDYAMKDGMYVIINIHHDIMPGYYYPSSQHMKTSIQYVKSIWTQIANKFKTYNNHLIFESVNEPRLTGTKYEWWLDMNKDECKDAVESINKLNQVFVDTVRATGGNNASRYLMVPGYDASPDYALIKEFKMPTDKSKYKNRIIVSVHAYRPYNFALQSPNESGSTSEWSIDSEYSRRDIDYFMDGLYDKFISKGIPVVIGEFGARDKNGNLQARVEYATYYIKAARARGMTCFWWDNNAFYGDGENFGLLDRSTVTWKYPDIVAALMKYAK
- a CDS encoding VOC family protein; protein product: MENNILGSTLVCQVAIVVRDVEKATQRFAELIGVNPPKPFVANEDGSDTVTYRGQPTNGRVKLSFFNMENLVIEFIEPTDDPTTWKEFLENNGPGVHHIAFKTKDKMLETIEKLEEFGFPLIQKGNKYAYIDSLNDLGVIIELLDTD